Proteins from one Cryptomeria japonica chromosome 4, Sugi_1.0, whole genome shotgun sequence genomic window:
- the LOC131855759 gene encoding inorganic pyrophosphatase 1-like, which yields MDTVVVFDFDLTIIDCDSDPWVMEKLGATERFESLLPTLPWNTVMDKMMGELHAQGKTISDIEASLRTIPLYPETIRAIKFAFSLGCDLWIVSDANLFFIKTILETHDLLQYFTEIKTNPAFIEESGRLRISPFHPFTVAPHGCNLCPPNMCKGAIIDEMRKSIEDGLNKRFIYLGDGTGDFCPTLKLTEGDDVLPRKEYPLWKLIEKNPSMVKAEVHGWCNAKDVEDLLMKLLKP from the exons ATGGACACAGTAGTAGTCTTTGATTTTGATCTCACCATAATAGACTGTGACAGTGATCCATGGGTTATGGAAAAGCTTGGGGCCACTGAACGCTTTGAGTCCTTGCTTCCCACCCTTCCATGGAATACTGTCATG GATAAAATGATGGGTGAGCTGCATGCACAGGGGAAGACCATCAGTGACATTGAGGCAAGTTTGAGGACAATTCCTCTGTATCCAGAGACAATCAGGGCCATCAAATTTGCCTTCTCTTTGGG GTGTGATCTTTGGATTGTGAGTGATGCTAATCTCTTTTTCATAAAGACCATCCTTGAAACCCATGACCTGCTTCAGTATTTTACAGAGATTAAGACAAACCCTGCATTTATTGAGGAGAGTGGGAGATTAAGGATTTCCCCATTCCACCCTTTTACAGTTGCTCCTCATGGCTGCAACCTCTGCCCTCCCAATATGTGCAAG GGAGCAATCATAGATGAGATGCGAAAGTCCATAGAAGATGGGCTCAACAAGCGTTTTATTTACCTGGGAGATGGCACTGGAGATTTCTGCCCCACCTTGAAATTAACAGAAGGAGATGATGTTTTGCCTAGAAAAGA GTATCCATTGTGGAAGCTAATTGAAAAGAATCCGAGTATGGTGAAGGCTGAAGTGCACGGATGGTGTAATGCCAAGGATGTTGAGGACTTGCTAATGAAACTGCTCAAGCCATGA